From Chryseobacterium sp. IHB B 17019, one genomic window encodes:
- a CDS encoding TrmH family RNA methyltransferase encodes MNDLAQTFEYLKQFLTEERLAKIDHFSQESSDFVLPVMDDVYQFRNAAAIIRSVEACAFHKVIAMEEENVFNPNLTVTKGAETWVEVEKMPKNLDSLKNIKERGYKILAVSLEKNAVMLPDYQVTEPIALVFGTELEGVSKEVIDFADETLAIPMYGFTKSYNVSVAAGICMYELKQKLLRSDINYKLSEEKLLKMKIRWAVNSMRSGQQIFEKYLKDHNIDFN; translated from the coding sequence ATGAACGATTTAGCACAAACTTTTGAATATTTAAAACAGTTTTTAACGGAGGAAAGACTGGCGAAAATTGATCATTTTTCTCAGGAAAGTTCTGATTTCGTGCTTCCTGTGATGGATGACGTGTATCAGTTCAGGAATGCAGCGGCGATCATACGGTCGGTCGAAGCCTGTGCTTTTCACAAAGTAATTGCGATGGAAGAAGAAAATGTTTTTAATCCGAATCTTACCGTTACAAAAGGCGCTGAAACATGGGTTGAGGTTGAAAAAATGCCGAAAAATTTGGATTCTTTAAAAAATATTAAAGAAAGAGGTTATAAAATTCTGGCAGTTTCATTGGAGAAAAATGCTGTTATGTTACCGGATTATCAAGTGACGGAGCCGATTGCACTGGTTTTCGGGACTGAGCTTGAAGGAGTTTCAAAAGAAGTAATTGATTTTGCGGATGAAACATTAGCGATTCCGATGTATGGCTTTACGAAAAGTTATAATGTTTCTGTGGCAGCGGGAATTTGTATGTATGAATTGAAACAGAAGTTGTTACGTTCAGATATTAATTATAAATTAAGTGAAGAAAAGCTATTGAAAATGAAAATCCGATGGGCTGTAAATTCTATGAGAAGCGGGCAGCAGATTTTTGAGAAATATTTAAAGGATCACAATATTGATTTTAATTAA
- a CDS encoding RsmE family RNA methyltransferase, with translation MKLFFGEINNGKVIINDEEQQHIVKVLRMKNGEEIHVTNGKGTLASGKLVIEGKRANIEVAEIKTDYPDFNPKLHIAIAPTKNIDRIEFFVEKAVEMGISEITFLQTEKTERKNINIDKIRKQAIAASKQSLRFHFPVINDLTKLTDFLKNINPENTFVAHCHENLERIGLKEIPNLEQITFLIGPEGDFSEKEISHLANNKIKAVSLGSQRLRTETAGIFVAAWNYFL, from the coding sequence ATGAAACTTTTTTTTGGCGAAATCAATAACGGAAAAGTAATAATAAACGACGAGGAGCAACAACATATCGTAAAAGTTCTTCGCATGAAGAATGGTGAGGAAATTCATGTGACGAATGGAAAAGGAACTCTGGCATCGGGAAAACTAGTGATAGAAGGAAAAAGAGCAAATATTGAAGTCGCTGAAATTAAAACTGATTATCCGGATTTTAATCCGAAACTTCATATTGCAATCGCTCCGACAAAAAATATTGACCGTATTGAATTTTTTGTAGAAAAAGCTGTAGAAATGGGTATTTCTGAAATTACTTTTTTACAAACCGAAAAAACCGAGCGTAAAAATATTAACATTGATAAAATCAGGAAACAGGCGATAGCAGCTTCAAAACAAAGCTTGAGATTCCATTTTCCAGTCATTAATGATTTAACTAAACTTACAGATTTCCTTAAAAATATTAATCCGGAAAATACTTTTGTTGCCCACTGCCATGAAAATTTGGAAAGAATAGGTTTAAAAGAAATTCCGAATTTGGAACAAATCACATTTCTTATTGGTCCGGAAGGTGATTTTTCAGAGAAAGAAATCTCACATCTAGCCAATAATAAAATAAAAGCAGTATCACTTGGAAGCCAAAGATTGAGAACAGAAACAGCCGGAATCTTCGTTGCAGCCTGGAATTATTTCCTTTAA
- the tsaD gene encoding tRNA (adenosine(37)-N6)-threonylcarbamoyltransferase complex transferase subunit TsaD: MSDSIILGIESSCDDTSAAIIKGNSILSNIAANQAIHKEYGGVVPELASRAHQQNIIPVVEKSLTKANIQQNAISAIGFTRGPGLLGSLLVGTSFAKSLAMSLDVPLIEVNHLQAHILAHFIADANPMPPKFPFLCLTVSGGHTMIVLVKDYFDMEIIGKTTDDAAGEAFDKIGKIFDLDYPAGPIIDKLAKKGNPNAFKFNKPKLDNYDYSFSGIKTSVLYFIQKEVKKDNDFVKNNINDLCASVQKSIIEILIDKLEKAAKVLDIKEVAIAGGVSANSALRKAMQDNHEKLGWNIYIPKFEYTTDNAAMIAMVAQLKFERGEFTDLRTSATAKYDL, translated from the coding sequence ATGAGCGACTCTATAATTTTAGGTATTGAATCGTCTTGCGACGACACATCAGCAGCTATCATCAAGGGAAATTCTATTTTGTCGAACATCGCTGCAAATCAGGCAATCCATAAAGAATATGGCGGTGTTGTCCCTGAACTGGCATCGCGTGCGCATCAGCAAAATATCATCCCCGTTGTTGAAAAATCTCTAACTAAAGCAAATATACAACAAAATGCAATTTCTGCGATCGGTTTTACACGTGGACCCGGACTTTTAGGCTCACTTCTTGTGGGAACCTCGTTTGCTAAGTCTTTGGCAATGAGTTTAGACGTTCCTTTAATTGAAGTAAACCACCTCCAGGCGCACATTTTAGCCCATTTCATTGCAGATGCAAATCCTATGCCGCCAAAATTTCCGTTTTTATGCCTTACCGTGAGCGGAGGACATACAATGATCGTTCTTGTGAAGGATTATTTTGACATGGAAATCATCGGAAAAACAACTGATGATGCGGCAGGAGAAGCATTTGACAAGATCGGAAAAATCTTCGATCTGGATTATCCGGCTGGCCCCATTATCGATAAACTGGCTAAAAAAGGTAACCCTAATGCTTTTAAATTTAATAAGCCAAAACTGGATAATTATGATTATTCCTTTAGTGGGATTAAAACTTCTGTATTATATTTTATCCAAAAAGAAGTTAAAAAAGATAATGACTTCGTAAAAAATAACATTAATGATCTTTGCGCTTCCGTTCAGAAATCAATTATTGAAATTCTAATAGACAAACTTGAAAAAGCAGCCAAGGTTTTAGATATAAAAGAAGTTGCTATTGCAGGTGGAGTTTCTGCGAATTCTGCCTTAAGAAAGGCGATGCAGGATAATCACGAAAAATTAGGCTGGAATATTTACATTCCAAAATTTGAATATACTACAGATAACGCTGCAATGATTGCGATGGTGGCTCAATTGAAGTTTGAGCGGGGAGAATTTACGGATCTGAGAACTTCCGCAACTGCAAAATATGATTTATGA
- a CDS encoding translocation/assembly module TamB domain-containing protein — protein MAKLENNNENENKKSVAENLGDQVQKTVENVEGAVKETVKEASELASDAIHHPVETAEEFGKQAVKDVTSYSWWARLLLILFWLSLGLVVAVFIIINLPVTKRWAANQALQIVNRDFKAQMSTESVEVNFFGNVKIKGLKIKDYKGLDFITSKEFIANSDWFSLATNIGKNNSLSFNSLTLKNADVKVITYKGDSISNFIRFTQLFDSGKKKDPSKPPFQLNSRLQILDSKVSIVNQNSPGEAGKWLTATNFNLKAPNVKVNGGNISALINNMSFVTKRWGKSHFVDTFSTELSMTEDYLSLKDLTLNTDHTLLQGNIKFNLNKGSWADFADRVRWDMNLQQGSQLSGYDISYFVTNWDNFKPFNVSGKMTGPLNKFYLENFLIRNPDVNIATKTMKVNNLLKGNFLIETNNLSTDFTYKDLKAMMPSFISKKMKNFADDFGRLKYNGAAKVNPDQVYVSSGNLMTGIGQAKITKFSLTGYSTAMPKYSGIAEVKDLNTSVITKNKSVGLISGRFDVNGQSFDVNTMRLTTKSQISSIEIMNKEINNLYLDGLLDHKKYNGLITVNDEQAKATIKGLIDFSTSRISMNVDADVNYLNMNYFTNKPGNQIVSGKVNGKMAMSSINDLTLDVEANNINFATATQKYSIPNAKLKTFIENGGRVIDVDAPGAANGKISGRYNLGDLAGMVENGLNKILVGPPPRKLYRGQNFTMNFDVQQGLVSYFLPDLKIPQGAKVEGQYDGNSNNLILNVDAASLKYIMTKEQEITEADKALAAANPEYKINERDKITRDSAMVDSVMVRINTANLDEQIFARISRVEYNKNILKDVTLSGRNENNTILHLATKFKHGSPEDELADQLKEYAINVNQSTNTAGDFVFRFEPTEVKFNEVTWAIDTSPELNHSITYRKKEGDFDVRNLRIYSDNSALFIKEGQFKSAKDFYVDAEVDNFAIEKLLEMQSGGNSMDIKGLANGSVKIRMDKSTLQPLVDMTIDDIMMNGNDMGDITISATNGFSLNVYDVDIKVNSAGVIGNNSLHVTGTVNNNNASPTIDLTAEMRDFDVAFAQQFVKTIFGNLRGKATGDLKVTGKFSDLDYSGDIALKDFGLKLLFTGVDYSFGDTVIPLTKGLAILNNIEVHDGRTNSKGNISGAIQFETISSMGVNLVMRADNLLMLNTTQKDYDLFWGRIYGQGDLYVDGPVSGLSITTPNMKALSGSTFTFNSGSTSNVEEFKMLRFLKEGKDGLVTLEEKKKTGANMNIDFSLDVDKGTTVNVLIGDDVGNIMVKGAAEKLRFQMSRQGNIAMNGTYKVDNGTFVSKAILNKTFQIEKGSSIRWDGDAMKPALDITANYVRMVSNAGEYLNMGSIQPISILLQANITQSLIDPKVDLNVTALDVSSQVRETLAAKMSQDGEKVLQFGSVLLLSSFNVSNTGGVDVDVAGVAQSSGYNMLLKQLGSVLNTMSNEFQIDLNYVKGDQYSNTGDRANAGVSFALSPRIKVKTGLGIPLSKTENTEANYLSGEGTIEYDISKKNDGSLILRGYSKPSNIGMVNGAGSNGTANQAYGGGIVWSKSFNSLFKKGKKDKKVQDPKREIKTDSTKSGPK, from the coding sequence ATGGCAAAGTTAGAGAATAATAACGAGAATGAGAACAAAAAATCAGTAGCTGAAAACTTAGGGGATCAGGTACAAAAGACTGTTGAGAATGTTGAAGGTGCTGTAAAAGAAACAGTTAAGGAAGCGTCTGAATTAGCATCAGATGCGATTCATCATCCCGTAGAAACAGCTGAAGAGTTCGGAAAACAGGCTGTAAAAGACGTTACAAGCTATTCCTGGTGGGCAAGGTTGTTATTGATTCTGTTTTGGCTTAGTTTGGGACTGGTAGTTGCGGTTTTCATTATTATAAATCTTCCGGTGACCAAAAGATGGGCTGCTAATCAGGCGTTACAAATTGTAAATAGAGATTTTAAGGCGCAAATGTCTACAGAAAGTGTTGAGGTGAATTTCTTCGGTAACGTAAAAATCAAAGGCTTAAAAATTAAAGATTATAAAGGCCTGGATTTCATCACTTCGAAGGAATTTATTGCCAATTCCGACTGGTTTTCTCTGGCTACCAATATCGGGAAAAATAATTCCCTGAGCTTTAATTCTCTTACGCTTAAAAATGCCGACGTAAAAGTCATCACCTATAAAGGCGACAGTATTTCAAATTTTATCCGTTTTACGCAATTGTTTGACAGCGGAAAAAAGAAGGATCCGAGCAAACCACCTTTTCAGCTTAATTCAAGGTTACAAATTCTCGATTCTAAAGTGTCTATCGTTAATCAAAATTCTCCCGGAGAAGCCGGAAAATGGCTCACTGCAACGAATTTTAATTTAAAAGCTCCGAACGTAAAAGTAAACGGAGGCAATATTTCAGCCTTAATCAACAATATGTCTTTCGTTACAAAAAGATGGGGGAAATCTCATTTTGTAGACACTTTTTCTACGGAATTATCGATGACGGAGGACTATCTTTCATTGAAAGACCTTACATTAAATACAGACCACACACTTTTACAGGGAAATATTAAATTTAACTTAAATAAAGGTTCGTGGGCAGATTTTGCAGATCGTGTTCGTTGGGATATGAATCTCCAGCAGGGAAGCCAGTTGAGTGGTTATGACATCAGTTATTTTGTAACAAATTGGGACAATTTTAAGCCTTTCAATGTTTCCGGGAAAATGACCGGTCCTTTAAATAAATTCTATCTTGAAAATTTCCTGATCCGGAATCCTGATGTGAATATTGCCACCAAGACCATGAAGGTTAATAATTTGCTTAAAGGTAATTTTTTAATCGAAACCAATAATCTTTCAACGGATTTTACATATAAAGATTTGAAAGCGATGATGCCTTCATTTATTTCTAAAAAAATGAAAAACTTCGCTGATGATTTTGGAAGGTTAAAATACAATGGTGCAGCAAAGGTAAACCCTGATCAGGTGTATGTTTCCAGTGGAAATCTAATGACGGGAATAGGGCAGGCAAAAATTACAAAATTTTCACTTACAGGTTACAGCACTGCAATGCCGAAATATTCCGGAATTGCCGAGGTGAAAGACCTTAATACTTCGGTGATTACTAAAAATAAATCGGTTGGTTTGATTTCTGGAAGATTTGATGTCAACGGGCAAAGTTTTGATGTCAATACGATGAGACTTACGACAAAATCCCAGATTTCAAGCATCGAAATCATGAATAAAGAGATCAATAATCTTTATCTGGACGGATTATTGGATCATAAAAAATATAATGGTTTAATTACTGTTAATGACGAACAGGCCAAAGCTACTATAAAAGGGTTAATTGATTTCAGCACCTCAAGAATTTCTATGAATGTGGATGCTGATGTTAATTATTTAAACATGAATTATTTTACCAATAAACCTGGAAACCAGATTGTAAGCGGAAAGGTAAACGGTAAAATGGCCATGTCTTCGATTAATGACCTTACTTTAGATGTTGAGGCTAATAATATTAATTTCGCAACAGCTACACAAAAATATTCAATACCGAATGCTAAGCTTAAAACTTTTATTGAAAATGGCGGACGTGTCATTGATGTAGATGCTCCGGGTGCCGCAAACGGTAAAATATCCGGCAGATATAATCTTGGTGACTTAGCGGGAATGGTAGAAAACGGGTTAAATAAAATTTTAGTTGGTCCTCCTCCGAGAAAATTATACCGAGGTCAGAATTTTACAATGAACTTCGATGTTCAGCAAGGTTTGGTTAGTTATTTTCTGCCCGATCTTAAAATTCCTCAGGGCGCAAAAGTGGAAGGTCAATATGATGGTAATTCAAATAATTTAATTCTGAATGTTGATGCTGCTTCCCTAAAATATATCATGACCAAAGAACAGGAAATCACAGAGGCTGATAAAGCTTTGGCGGCTGCCAATCCTGAGTACAAAATCAATGAAAGAGATAAAATCACCAGGGACAGCGCAATGGTTGACAGTGTTATGGTGAGAATCAATACAGCCAATTTAGATGAGCAGATTTTTGCAAGAATAAGCCGTGTAGAATACAACAAAAATATCCTTAAAGATGTTACTTTAAGCGGAAGAAACGAAAACAATACAATTCTTCATTTAGCAACAAAATTCAAGCACGGAAGCCCGGAAGATGAATTGGCAGATCAATTGAAAGAATATGCTATCAATGTAAACCAGTCCACAAATACAGCAGGAGATTTTGTATTCAGATTTGAGCCTACGGAAGTGAAGTTTAATGAAGTGACCTGGGCCATTGATACAAGTCCGGAGCTCAATCATTCTATTACCTATCGCAAAAAAGAAGGTGATTTTGATGTCAGGAATCTGAGGATTTATTCTGATAACAGTGCTTTATTTATAAAAGAGGGACAATTCAAATCTGCTAAAGATTTTTATGTGGATGCTGAAGTTGACAATTTTGCGATTGAGAAGCTTCTGGAGATGCAATCCGGAGGAAATTCAATGGATATTAAAGGTCTTGCCAACGGAAGTGTAAAGATCAGGATGGATAAAAGTACACTTCAGCCTTTAGTGGATATGACCATTGATGATATCATGATGAATGGAAATGATATGGGAGATATCACCATTTCTGCAACAAATGGTTTTTCACTGAATGTGTATGATGTAGATATTAAAGTAAATTCTGCGGGTGTTATCGGAAACAACAGCCTTCATGTGACCGGAACAGTTAATAATAACAATGCTTCGCCAACTATTGATCTTACGGCGGAAATGCGGGATTTTGATGTAGCTTTTGCCCAACAGTTTGTAAAGACAATTTTCGGAAATCTTCGTGGAAAAGCCACGGGAGACCTTAAGGTGACAGGAAAGTTCAGTGATCTGGATTATAGTGGAGATATTGCACTGAAAGATTTTGGTTTAAAACTTTTATTTACAGGTGTTGATTATTCATTCGGTGATACGGTGATTCCTTTAACGAAGGGCTTGGCGATTCTTAACAATATTGAGGTTCATGACGGAAGAACAAATTCTAAAGGAAATATTTCGGGTGCAATTCAGTTTGAGACCATTTCTTCAATGGGGGTCAACCTCGTAATGAGAGCTGATAATTTATTAATGTTGAATACCACTCAGAAGGATTATGACCTTTTCTGGGGAAGGATTTATGGGCAAGGCGATCTTTATGTCGATGGTCCGGTTTCAGGGTTAAGCATTACAACTCCCAATATGAAAGCATTGAGTGGTAGTACATTTACTTTCAATTCGGGGTCTACTTCCAATGTGGAAGAATTTAAAATGTTGAGGTTCTTAAAAGAAGGAAAAGACGGATTGGTAACCCTTGAAGAAAAGAAAAAAACCGGAGCAAACATGAATATTGACTTCTCGCTGGATGTAGATAAAGGAACTACGGTGAATGTCTTGATCGGTGATGATGTCGGAAATATTATGGTAAAAGGAGCTGCAGAGAAATTACGCTTCCAGATGAGCAGACAGGGAAATATTGCGATGAACGGTACCTATAAAGTAGATAATGGAACGTTTGTTTCTAAAGCTATTTTAAATAAAACATTCCAGATTGAAAAAGGAAGCAGCATCCGTTGGGATGGTGATGCGATGAAGCCGGCTCTTGATATCACGGCGAACTATGTGAGAATGGTTTCCAATGCCGGGGAATATTTGAATATGGGAAGTATACAGCCGATCAGTATTTTACTTCAGGCCAATATTACACAGTCTCTTATTGATCCTAAAGTGGATCTGAATGTGACGGCACTGGATGTTTCCAGCCAGGTAAGGGAAACGTTGGCGGCAAAAATGAGTCAGGATGGGGAAAAGGTTCTCCAGTTTGGTTCGGTTCTGTTGTTGAGCAGCTTTAATGTTTCAAATACGGGTGGAGTAGATGTGGACGTTGCAGGAGTAGCACAATCTTCCGGTTATAATATGCTTTTAAAGCAATTGGGGTCTGTTCTCAACACGATGAGTAATGAGTTCCAGATTGACCTTAATTATGTAAAAGGAGACCAGTATTCCAATACGGGAGACCGTGCGAATGCAGGGGTAAGTTTTGCCCTTTCACCGAGGATTAAAGTAAAAACAGGACTTGGGATTCCTTTATCTAAAACTGAAAATACGGAGGCCAATTATCTGTCAGGAGAAGGTACTATTGAATATGATATCTCTAAAAAGAACGACGGCAGCTTGATTTTAAGAGGATATTCCAAACCATCCAACATCGGAATGGTAAATGGAGCCGGATCAAACGGAACTGCTAATCAAGCCTATGGTGGAGGTATCGTTTGGAGTAAGAGCTTTAATTCTTTATTCAAAAAAGGTAAAAAAGATAAAAAAGTTCAAGATCCTAAAAGGGAAATAAAAACAGATTCTACAAAATCAGGACCTAAATAA
- a CDS encoding Lrp/AsnC family transcriptional regulator, producing the protein MNYQLDEIDKKILDFLVENTRMPFTEIAKQMDVSAGTIHVRVKKMEDAGIILGSSLNIDYGKLDYHFTAFIGILLTKSNRTQEVLKELSTIPNVIEASVISGKYNIFCKVRAKNTDDAKRIIYQIDDIQDVMRTESMISMEEYLSDKNRLINAISI; encoded by the coding sequence ATGAATTATCAACTGGACGAAATAGACAAGAAGATTCTTGATTTCTTAGTAGAAAACACAAGAATGCCTTTTACTGAAATTGCAAAACAGATGGATGTGTCTGCAGGTACAATTCACGTAAGAGTGAAAAAGATGGAAGATGCGGGTATTATTTTGGGATCATCTCTTAATATCGACTACGGAAAGCTAGACTATCATTTTACAGCTTTTATCGGAATTTTATTAACAAAATCTAACAGAACTCAGGAAGTTTTGAAAGAGTTGTCAACTATTCCTAATGTAATCGAAGCTAGTGTAATTTCCGGAAAATATAATATTTTCTGTAAAGTACGCGCTAAGAATACTGACGATGCAAAGAGAATTATCTATCAAATAGACGATATTCAAGATGTAATGAGAACGGAAAGTATGATTTCTATGGAAGAATACCTAAGTGACAAAAACAGATTGATCAACGCTATTTCTATATAA
- the gwsS gene encoding grasp-with-spasm system SPASM domain peptide maturase → MKYFKIFSNCTVTRGFTRSLISDLQRGTSEFIPNSMAEVIVELNSNIPINTIYAEYGDENKETIKEYIDFLERKDLGFYCDNEDIKRFSALNESFKTPSHITNIVIEIKKDEIFRLKEYINSLNLLLCRNVCLVFYENLEMNDYLLLNSFFEESIVENIEIINLFDNFINNLFLEKLSKEFNKLTRLTIFQSPFEKVILWNNNILMDVVFLTKSITNFKFCGGVSADYFNVNLNKYLEAVNHNSCLHKKLGIDINGNIKNCPAMSQSFGNTKDIALEEAINHEAFKKYWNLTKNEIEICKDCEFRHVCTDCRAYTEQSHTNKEGLDTSKPLKCGYDPYTGEWEEWSTNPLKQKAIQHYGMENLIKK, encoded by the coding sequence ATGAAATATTTTAAAATTTTCTCGAATTGTACTGTTACTAGAGGATTTACACGTTCTTTGATAAGCGATCTACAACGAGGTACTTCTGAATTCATTCCTAATTCTATGGCAGAAGTGATTGTCGAGTTAAATTCAAATATTCCCATTAATACAATATATGCAGAATATGGTGATGAGAATAAAGAAACGATTAAGGAATATATAGACTTTTTAGAAAGAAAAGATTTAGGCTTTTATTGTGATAATGAGGATATAAAAAGATTTTCAGCGTTAAATGAAAGTTTTAAAACTCCTTCTCATATTACAAACATAGTAATTGAAATCAAAAAAGACGAAATTTTTCGGTTAAAAGAATATATAAACTCCCTTAACCTTTTACTTTGTAGAAATGTTTGTTTAGTGTTTTATGAAAATTTAGAAATGAATGATTATTTACTTCTAAATTCTTTTTTTGAAGAATCAATTGTAGAAAATATTGAAATAATAAATCTATTTGACAATTTTATTAATAATCTTTTTCTTGAAAAGCTAAGTAAAGAATTTAATAAATTAACAAGACTTACAATCTTCCAATCACCCTTTGAAAAAGTTATTTTATGGAATAATAACATTTTAATGGATGTAGTTTTCTTAACAAAAAGTATCACTAATTTTAAATTTTGTGGTGGAGTATCCGCTGATTATTTTAATGTTAATTTGAATAAATATCTGGAAGCGGTTAACCATAACTCATGTCTTCATAAAAAATTAGGAATAGATATAAATGGAAACATTAAAAACTGTCCCGCAATGTCTCAAAGTTTTGGAAATACTAAAGACATAGCTTTAGAGGAAGCTATTAATCATGAGGCCTTTAAAAAGTATTGGAACCTAACTAAAAATGAAATTGAAATTTGCAAAGATTGTGAATTTCGTCATGTATGTACAGACTGTCGAGCTTATACAGAACAATCTCACACAAACAAAGAAGGTCTTGATACATCAAAACCTCTTAAATGTGGTTACGATCCTTACACAGGAGAATGGGAAGAATGGAGTACAAATCCTTTAAAACAAAAAGCAATTCAGCATTACGGAATGGAAAATTTAATCAAAAAATAA
- the gwsG gene encoding grasp-with-spasm system ATP-grasp peptide maturase, translating to MKVLILSTSNDYTTNKVIKWLQYFSIDFVRYNLDEEIDIYDINVDEFTAYWYRKGSLLTKKTDVFYSNELEKYLYEYNKKIAQYIEFRLSKKKHLNLFFDVELNKLIVLEEAKNIGLLIPNFMLLTSTKQIKEGFKIYKTINEQAAIYDSYDNSILSTLTQEYKETESTYSFSPTLFQEKIEKKYEIRVFYLNGLFFSMAIFSQKASQTSLDYRNYNHNFPNRTVPFKLPVEIENKLDLLMKNFNLKSGAIDLIVNLKNNYYFLEINPVGQFGMISNPCNYYIEKEIINYFTNGKKD from the coding sequence ATGAAAGTTTTAATCCTATCAACATCAAATGATTATACAACAAATAAAGTCATAAAATGGCTACAATATTTCAGTATAGATTTTGTCAGATATAATTTAGACGAAGAAATAGATATTTATGATATAAATGTAGATGAATTTACTGCATATTGGTACAGAAAAGGTAGTTTGCTTACTAAAAAGACTGATGTATTTTATAGTAATGAACTGGAAAAGTATTTATATGAGTATAATAAAAAAATAGCTCAGTATATTGAATTTAGGCTAAGTAAAAAAAAGCATTTGAATTTATTTTTTGATGTTGAACTAAATAAATTAATAGTTTTAGAAGAAGCAAAAAATATAGGATTACTGATTCCAAATTTCATGCTACTTACTAGCACTAAGCAAATCAAAGAAGGCTTTAAAATTTATAAAACAATTAATGAACAAGCTGCAATATATGATAGTTATGATAATTCTATTTTAAGTACATTAACCCAAGAGTACAAAGAAACAGAAAGTACATATAGTTTTTCTCCAACCTTATTTCAAGAAAAAATTGAGAAAAAATATGAGATTAGAGTATTTTATCTAAATGGATTATTTTTTTCAATGGCTATTTTTTCTCAAAAAGCATCCCAAACCTCCTTAGACTATAGAAATTACAACCATAATTTCCCAAATAGGACAGTCCCATTTAAACTCCCCGTTGAGATTGAAAACAAATTAGATTTATTGATGAAAAATTTTAATTTGAAATCGGGAGCTATCGATTTGATTGTTAATCTCAAAAATAATTATTATTTTTTAGAGATTAATCCTGTTGGTCAATTCGGAATGATATCAAATCCTTGCAATTATTACATAGAAAAAGAAATTATAAACTATTTCACAAATGGAAAAAAAGACTGA
- a CDS encoding transketolase family protein, with translation MKYTYTEKKDTRSGFGAGLAELADKNPNVVALCADLIGSLKMEKFIEKAPERFFQVGIAEANMMGLAAGLSITGKIPFTGTFANFSTSRVYDQIRQSIAYSDKNVKICASHAGLTLGEDGATHQVLEDIGMMKMLPGMTVINPCDYNQTKAATIAIADHKGPVYLRFGRPTVPVFIPEDMPFEIGKGIMLQEGTDVTIVATGHLVWESLVAADELEKEGISCEVINIHTIKPLDEEIILKSVEKTGKIVTAEEHNYLGGLGESVAGMLARRRPTRQEFVAVNDTFGESATPAELMKKYKIDSTAVKEAVKRILEK, from the coding sequence ATGAAATATACATATACAGAAAAAAAGGATACACGTTCAGGATTCGGAGCCGGATTAGCTGAGCTTGCTGATAAAAATCCTAATGTTGTAGCCCTATGTGCAGACCTTATCGGATCTTTGAAAATGGAAAAATTCATTGAAAAAGCTCCTGAAAGATTCTTCCAGGTAGGTATCGCTGAAGCCAATATGATGGGACTTGCTGCAGGTCTTAGCATCACAGGGAAAATTCCTTTTACGGGAACTTTCGCGAACTTTTCTACTTCGAGAGTGTATGACCAGATCCGTCAGTCTATCGCCTATTCAGATAAAAATGTAAAAATCTGTGCTTCTCACGCAGGTCTTACTTTGGGGGAAGACGGTGCAACCCACCAGGTTTTGGAAGACATCGGTATGATGAAAATGCTTCCGGGAATGACGGTAATCAACCCTTGCGACTACAACCAGACAAAAGCGGCTACGATCGCTATTGCTGACCATAAAGGCCCTGTATATTTAAGATTCGGGAGACCAACTGTTCCGGTTTTCATTCCGGAAGATATGCCTTTCGAAATCGGAAAAGGAATTATGCTTCAGGAAGGAACTGATGTAACGATTGTTGCAACAGGTCACCTTGTTTGGGAATCTCTTGTAGCTGCCGATGAGCTTGAAAAAGAAGGTATTTCTTGTGAGGTAATCAATATCCACACGATTAAGCCTTTGGACGAGGAAATCATCTTAAAATCAGTTGAAAAAACAGGGAAAATCGTAACAGCTGAAGAGCACAACTACCTTGGTGGTTTGGGAGAATCTGTTGCGGGAATGTTGGCAAGAAGAAGACCTACAAGACAGGAATTCGTTGCGGTAAACGATACTTTTGGGGAATCTGCAACACCGGCTGAATTGATGAAGAAATATAAGATTGATTCTACTGCTGTGAAAGAAGCGGTGAAGAGGATTTTAGAGAAATAA